One region of Myxococcus xanthus genomic DNA includes:
- a CDS encoding acyl-CoA dehydrogenase family protein, which yields MPHPFTEEHEAFRNTVRSFVEKEMTPHGLEWDRAGIFPKELFRKAGDLGFLGINHDPKYGGSGLDYWYVTVFAEELSRSLNAGVNMALLVQSQMATPIINEIGTDEQKREFLEPALKGEKIAALGVSEPGCGSDVASIKTTARRDGDDYVINGSKMWITNGTRADFITLAVRTGEAGYGGISLVTFPTDVKGFGVSKKLDKVGNLSSDTAVLYFEDCRIPARYVLGEENEGFYHIMTNFQGERLVGAITTVAGMERMVEDSIRYGNEREAFGRPLMKFQVWRHKFVEHLTAIEAAKRLTYHAVDLFDRKENPVKEVSMAKLFAGDLAQRVAYDCQQFYGGMGYVEETSIARMWRDVRLITIGGGTSEVMKEIISKIYGF from the coding sequence ATGCCCCACCCATTCACCGAGGAACACGAGGCCTTCCGCAACACGGTGCGCAGCTTCGTGGAGAAGGAGATGACCCCACACGGCCTCGAGTGGGACCGGGCGGGCATCTTCCCCAAGGAGCTGTTCCGCAAGGCGGGGGACCTGGGCTTCCTGGGCATCAACCACGACCCGAAGTACGGCGGTAGCGGGTTGGACTACTGGTACGTGACGGTGTTCGCGGAGGAGCTGAGCCGCAGCCTCAACGCGGGCGTGAACATGGCGCTGCTGGTGCAGAGCCAGATGGCCACGCCCATCATCAACGAGATTGGAACGGACGAGCAGAAGCGCGAGTTCCTGGAGCCGGCGCTCAAGGGCGAGAAGATCGCCGCGCTGGGCGTGAGCGAGCCGGGGTGCGGCTCGGACGTGGCCAGCATCAAGACGACGGCGCGCCGGGACGGGGATGACTACGTCATCAACGGCTCGAAGATGTGGATCACCAACGGCACGCGGGCGGACTTCATCACCCTGGCGGTGCGCACGGGCGAGGCCGGCTACGGCGGCATCTCCCTGGTGACGTTCCCCACGGACGTGAAGGGCTTCGGCGTCTCCAAGAAGCTGGACAAGGTGGGCAACCTGTCCTCGGACACCGCCGTCCTCTACTTCGAGGACTGCCGGATTCCGGCCCGCTACGTCCTGGGCGAGGAGAACGAAGGCTTCTACCACATCATGACCAACTTCCAGGGTGAGCGCCTGGTGGGCGCCATCACCACGGTCGCGGGCATGGAGCGGATGGTGGAGGACTCCATCCGCTACGGCAACGAGCGCGAGGCCTTCGGCCGGCCGCTGATGAAGTTCCAGGTGTGGCGCCACAAGTTCGTGGAGCACCTGACGGCCATCGAAGCGGCCAAGCGCCTGACGTACCACGCGGTGGACCTCTTCGACCGGAAGGAGAACCCGGTGAAGGAGGTCTCCATGGCGAAGCTGTTCGCGGGGGACCTGGCCCAGCGCGTGGCCTACGACTGCCAGCAGTTCTACGGCGGCATGGGCTACGTGGAGGAGACCTCCATCGCCCGCATGTGGCGCGACGTGCGCCTCATCACCATCGGCGGCGGCACCTCCGAGGTGATGAAGGAGATCATCTCGAAGATCTACGGCTTCTAG
- a CDS encoding efflux RND transporter periplasmic adaptor subunit: MTGRSRTTVIRRMWMAAAVAAVVTTGCGKASNKPALPEQTGPAALGVRAITPATELSADVTRVTGQIRSKNEAVLGPQATGTISRMNVRVGDKVKKGQVLAALDASNVAISVEQARAVKQAADAALELATSSLERTRKVAESGGVAAAGLDQAVIGQKQAAAQAAQAAAGLRLAEEMLRDHSIIAPFDGVITARTKNVGDSVAMTPSTPVFSIVDTTGLEVRAQVPESVVDKVRVGSKTQGTVSPSGARFDVQVAVVGAVVDASNRTVEVLADVVGEPSPALRPGALVELDFSTVNQADDDKGLFLPTQAVSARGQEGFVWVVQDGTVRKRDVRVERVLPGYVRILQGLGADERVLADSSLDVKEGTAVRVVQ; encoded by the coding sequence GTGACCGGCAGGAGCAGGACGACCGTGATTCGACGCATGTGGATGGCCGCGGCAGTGGCAGCGGTGGTGACGACGGGCTGTGGCAAGGCCAGCAACAAGCCGGCCCTCCCCGAGCAGACGGGTCCCGCGGCATTGGGCGTGCGCGCCATCACTCCAGCCACGGAGTTGAGCGCCGACGTCACCCGCGTGACGGGGCAGATCCGCTCGAAGAACGAGGCGGTCCTGGGGCCCCAGGCGACCGGCACCATCTCGAGGATGAACGTGCGGGTGGGCGACAAGGTGAAGAAGGGCCAGGTGCTGGCGGCGCTGGACGCCTCCAACGTCGCCATCAGCGTGGAGCAGGCGCGCGCGGTGAAGCAGGCCGCGGACGCGGCGCTGGAGCTGGCCACGTCCTCCCTGGAGCGCACCCGGAAGGTGGCGGAGTCCGGTGGCGTGGCCGCCGCGGGGCTGGATCAGGCCGTGATTGGCCAGAAGCAGGCCGCCGCCCAGGCCGCCCAGGCCGCCGCCGGGCTGCGGCTGGCGGAGGAGATGCTGCGTGACCACTCCATCATCGCCCCCTTCGACGGCGTCATCACGGCCCGCACGAAGAACGTCGGTGACTCGGTGGCGATGACGCCCTCCACGCCCGTGTTCAGCATCGTCGACACGACGGGGCTGGAAGTTCGCGCGCAGGTCCCCGAGTCCGTGGTGGACAAGGTCCGCGTGGGCAGCAAGACGCAGGGCACGGTGAGCCCCAGCGGCGCGCGCTTCGACGTGCAGGTGGCCGTCGTGGGCGCGGTGGTGGACGCCTCCAACCGCACGGTGGAGGTGCTGGCGGACGTGGTCGGTGAGCCGTCCCCGGCGCTGCGTCCCGGCGCCCTGGTGGAGCTGGACTTCTCGACCGTGAATCAGGCCGACGACGACAAGGGCCTCTTCCTCCCCACCCAGGCCGTCAGCGCCCGGGGCCAGGAGGGCTTCGTGTGGGTGGTGCAGGACGGCACGGTGCGCAAGCGGGATGTGCGCGTCGAGCGAGTGCTGCCTGGTTACGTCCGCATCCTCCAGGGACTGGGCGCCGACGAGCGCGTGCTCGCCGACTCCTCCCTGGACGTGAAGGAGGGCACGGCCGTCCGCGTAGTGCAGTGA
- a CDS encoding efflux RND transporter permease subunit, producing MLKTFITRPVFTAMLMLAVVVFGINAYPRIGVDQFPDVEFPVVTVTTVLPGADPESMEKNVSDPLEEALNTLNGVEQLRSINLESVSQIVVRFTLDTKVDVASQDVRDRVQATLSKLPTEIETPVVEKFDIGAAPIMTLSLSGALPIEEMTRVAEDVVKPALQRQPGVGSIDVVGGREREIQIVVDPERLRGFGLAVSDVSQAVQAQNLDVPGGRTMDSGRERVVRLTSEAKSVDELRNIIIASPNGAPVRVRDVADVVDGPEEARSSAKSGDRSAVALVVRKQSGSNTVQVAESIKESLGEVNSLLPEGVRTEMVTDNSRFIRSSIAAVQFDLVLGGFLAVLIVLVFLRNLNSTLVAAVALPVSVVGTFAVMAALGFTFNVVTMLALTLSIGLLIDDAIVVIENIVRHLEEGKTPMQAALEGASQIALAVFAVTLAIVAVFIPVAFMDGTMGMFFYQFGVTVAVAVLISYAVSMTLTPMLSARMLSHHGNPTGISAAVEKVLVATETGYRNILASILRHRAITLVIAVVVLFLTLFMASFLKFTFIPEQDNGNIKLAVELPIGSTLQETQAELDALDAQVRALPGIDSTFATAGGGVQEEVHKGELLINLVPLKDRAFNQGELKTYLRGAITPRSGVTVTVQDIAAVGGGGARTQQIQFNLRGDNWDEVIKAAEKVQATMRQNPGLVDVDMTFRSGKPQYDVKVDRERAASLGVPAASLGATLRAFLGRDKFGDYREGGETYEIKVALPPQTLASADALGKLTVRSMTGQLVELRNFATITPADGPVQIDRESQKRQITLLANLASGYALSDGINFLNAYAEKELPKTVIYDFEGNAKEMGKAVAAFGSALLLGIILIYMILAAQFESFVHPFTIMMSLPFALIGAIGGLLVTGQAMSMFALIGVIMLMGLVVKNGILLVDFTLQLREEGKTATEALLQAAPVRLRPILMTTIAMIAGMIPVAVAKGDGAETRAPMAITIIGGLVTSTFLTLGVVPVVYSLMDQLTEKFKRRKGPDATSGTPHAVGPKHGAESPSVAAAARVETA from the coding sequence ATGCTCAAGACATTCATCACCCGCCCTGTGTTCACCGCGATGCTGATGCTCGCGGTGGTCGTTTTTGGCATCAATGCCTACCCACGCATCGGCGTGGACCAGTTCCCCGACGTCGAGTTCCCCGTCGTCACCGTCACCACGGTGCTGCCCGGCGCGGACCCGGAGTCGATGGAGAAGAACGTCAGTGACCCGCTGGAGGAGGCGCTCAACACCCTCAACGGCGTGGAGCAGCTGCGCTCCATCAACCTGGAGAGCGTGTCCCAGATCGTCGTCCGCTTCACCCTGGACACCAAGGTGGACGTGGCGTCGCAGGACGTGCGGGACCGCGTCCAGGCCACGCTGAGCAAGCTGCCGACGGAAATCGAGACGCCGGTGGTGGAGAAGTTCGACATCGGCGCGGCGCCCATCATGACGCTGTCGCTGTCCGGCGCGCTCCCTATTGAAGAGATGACGCGCGTCGCCGAGGACGTCGTGAAGCCCGCCCTCCAGCGTCAGCCGGGCGTGGGCAGCATCGACGTGGTCGGTGGCCGTGAGCGCGAAATCCAGATCGTCGTGGATCCGGAGCGGCTGCGTGGCTTCGGGCTGGCCGTCAGCGACGTGAGCCAGGCCGTGCAGGCGCAGAACCTGGACGTCCCGGGTGGCCGCACCATGGACAGCGGCCGTGAGCGCGTGGTGCGCCTGACGTCCGAGGCCAAGAGCGTGGACGAGCTGCGCAACATCATCATCGCCAGCCCCAACGGCGCGCCGGTGCGCGTGCGTGACGTGGCCGACGTGGTGGACGGTCCGGAAGAGGCGCGCTCCAGCGCCAAGAGCGGTGACCGCAGCGCCGTGGCGCTGGTGGTGCGCAAGCAGTCCGGCTCCAACACGGTGCAGGTGGCCGAGTCCATCAAGGAGTCCCTGGGAGAGGTCAACAGCCTGCTGCCCGAAGGCGTGCGCACGGAGATGGTGACGGACAACTCGCGGTTCATCCGCTCGTCCATCGCCGCGGTGCAGTTCGACCTGGTGCTCGGTGGCTTCCTCGCGGTGCTCATCGTGCTGGTGTTCCTGCGCAACCTGAACTCCACGCTGGTGGCCGCCGTCGCGCTGCCGGTGTCCGTCGTCGGGACCTTCGCCGTCATGGCGGCCCTGGGCTTCACGTTCAACGTCGTCACGATGCTGGCGCTGACGCTGTCCATCGGTCTGCTCATCGACGACGCCATCGTGGTCATCGAGAACATCGTCCGTCACCTGGAAGAGGGAAAGACGCCCATGCAGGCGGCGCTCGAGGGCGCCAGCCAGATTGCGCTCGCGGTGTTCGCCGTGACGCTCGCCATCGTCGCCGTGTTCATCCCCGTGGCCTTCATGGACGGAACGATGGGCATGTTCTTCTACCAGTTCGGCGTCACGGTGGCCGTGGCGGTGCTCATCTCCTACGCCGTGTCCATGACGCTCACGCCCATGCTGTCGGCGCGCATGCTGAGCCACCATGGCAACCCCACGGGCATCTCCGCGGCGGTGGAGAAGGTGCTGGTCGCCACTGAGACGGGCTACCGAAACATCCTGGCCAGCATCCTGCGGCACCGGGCCATCACCCTGGTGATCGCCGTGGTGGTGCTCTTCCTCACCCTCTTCATGGCCAGCTTCCTGAAGTTCACGTTCATCCCGGAGCAGGACAACGGCAACATCAAGCTGGCGGTGGAGCTCCCCATCGGCTCCACGCTGCAGGAGACGCAGGCGGAGCTGGACGCGCTGGACGCGCAGGTCCGCGCCCTGCCCGGCATCGACTCCACCTTCGCCACCGCCGGTGGCGGCGTGCAGGAGGAAGTGCACAAGGGAGAGCTGCTCATCAACCTGGTGCCGCTGAAGGACCGCGCCTTCAACCAGGGCGAGCTGAAGACGTACCTGCGCGGCGCCATCACCCCTCGCAGCGGCGTCACCGTCACGGTGCAGGACATCGCGGCCGTGGGCGGCGGCGGTGCCCGCACGCAGCAGATTCAGTTCAACCTCCGCGGTGACAACTGGGACGAGGTCATCAAGGCCGCCGAAAAGGTGCAGGCCACCATGCGCCAGAATCCGGGCTTGGTGGACGTGGACATGACGTTCCGCTCCGGCAAGCCGCAGTACGACGTCAAGGTGGACCGCGAGCGCGCGGCCAGCCTGGGCGTCCCGGCGGCCTCGCTGGGTGCCACGCTGCGTGCCTTCCTGGGCCGCGACAAGTTCGGCGACTACCGCGAGGGTGGCGAGACGTACGAAATCAAGGTGGCCCTGCCGCCGCAGACGCTGGCCTCCGCCGACGCGCTGGGCAAGCTGACCGTGCGCAGCATGACGGGCCAGTTGGTGGAGCTGCGCAACTTCGCGACCATCACCCCGGCCGACGGCCCAGTGCAGATCGACCGCGAGTCGCAGAAGCGGCAGATCACCCTGCTGGCGAACCTGGCCTCGGGCTACGCGCTGAGCGACGGCATCAACTTCCTCAACGCGTACGCGGAGAAGGAGCTGCCCAAGACGGTCATCTACGACTTCGAGGGTAACGCGAAGGAGATGGGCAAGGCCGTGGCGGCCTTCGGCTCCGCCCTGCTGCTGGGCATCATCCTCATCTACATGATTCTCGCGGCGCAGTTCGAGAGCTTCGTCCACCCCTTCACCATCATGATGTCGCTGCCCTTCGCCCTCATCGGCGCCATTGGCGGTCTGCTCGTCACCGGTCAGGCCATGTCGATGTTCGCCCTCATCGGCGTCATCATGCTCATGGGGCTGGTGGTGAAGAACGGCATCCTCCTGGTGGACTTCACGCTGCAGTTGCGTGAGGAAGGCAAGACGGCGACGGAAGCCCTGCTCCAGGCCGCTCCCGTGCGTCTGCGTCCCATCCTGATGACGACCATCGCGATGATCGCCGGCATGATTCCGGTGGCGGTCGCCAAGGGTGACGGCGCGGAGACGCGCGCGCCCATGGCCATCACCATCATCGGCGGTCTGGTGACGTCCACGTTCCTCACCCTGGGCGTGGTGCCGGTGGTGTACTCGCTGATGGATCAGCTCACCGAGAAGTTCAAGCGGCGCAAGGGTCCGGACGCGACCTCCGGTACGCCGCACGCGGTGGGTCCGAAGCACGGCGCTGAATCGCCTTCCGTGGCCGCTGCGGCCCGGGTGGAGACCGCCTGA
- a CDS encoding MarR family winged helix-turn-helix transcriptional regulator, which yields MRRPDDKPAALANRRGDPGAEGQDPPEDGGSEESHGLMEEDVETSTPESRRLHELLIEFSRYRSLKNPLAGICEDLQLTPTQMHALSWLGNDGPVQVGVLALRVGITRKTITGVVDRLESMGLVERTRDVEDRRAVVVRLTEQGSSVFARIDRGMDASLRRVLSLMSPEDRDAVFGILERMLARLTAEAESASGDSQAS from the coding sequence ATGCGGCGGCCGGATGACAAACCGGCCGCGCTCGCGAATCGGCGCGGCGACCCGGGTGCGGAGGGCCAGGACCCTCCCGAGGACGGTGGCTCCGAGGAGAGCCACGGTCTGATGGAGGAAGACGTCGAGACCTCCACGCCCGAGTCGCGGCGCCTCCACGAGTTGCTGATTGAGTTCAGCCGCTACCGCTCCCTGAAGAACCCGCTGGCGGGCATCTGCGAGGACCTCCAGCTCACGCCCACGCAGATGCATGCGCTGTCGTGGCTGGGCAACGACGGTCCGGTGCAGGTGGGCGTCCTGGCCCTGCGGGTGGGCATCACCCGGAAGACCATCACCGGTGTGGTGGACCGCCTGGAGAGCATGGGTCTGGTGGAGCGGACCCGGGACGTGGAGGACCGGCGCGCCGTCGTCGTGCGCCTCACCGAGCAGGGCAGCAGCGTCTTCGCCCGCATCGACCGGGGCATGGACGCCAGCCTGCGGCGCGTGCTGAGCCTGATGAGCCCCGAGGACCGCGACGCCGTGTTCGGCATCCTGGAGCGGATGCTGGCGCGCCTGACGGCCGAGGCGGAATCGGCCAGCGGCGACTCCCAGGCGAGCTGA
- a CDS encoding CaiB/BaiF CoA transferase family protein, with amino-acid sequence MSSLPLTGLRVLDLSRLLPGPYATLVLADLGATVDKVEEPEGGDYIRQMPPLRDDVSGLFYGLNRNKRSLTLNLKQPEGREALKRLVRHYDVLVESFRPGVMDKLGVGESALRAENPRLIYCAISGYGQTGPDRLKAGHDLNYAARAGLLGYGGEAGGAPAFPGVQMGDIGGGSLFALVGILAALHERERTGQGRFVDVSMTDGALAFLHMHLASRLYMGTEGVALQRGKEALNGGYACYGLYRTADDRWLAVGALEPKFFAGVCERLGRPELLEDAYAPGESGARVKAELTRLFAEHPLAYWQERFAGSDLCIEPVAEGDDVLKDPQLQARGLFVEAEDAVLGRKVTHLLTPLRMGETPLRAPPTLGQHSREILEAAGFTAQELARLGH; translated from the coding sequence ATGTCGTCGCTCCCGCTCACAGGCCTGCGCGTGCTGGACTTGTCGCGCCTGCTGCCCGGCCCCTACGCCACCCTGGTGCTGGCAGACCTGGGCGCCACCGTGGACAAGGTGGAGGAGCCGGAGGGCGGGGACTACATCCGCCAGATGCCGCCCCTGCGGGATGACGTCAGCGGCCTGTTCTACGGCCTCAATCGGAACAAGCGCTCCCTGACGCTGAACCTGAAGCAGCCCGAAGGCCGCGAGGCGCTGAAGCGGCTGGTGCGCCACTACGACGTGCTGGTGGAGAGCTTCCGGCCCGGCGTCATGGACAAGCTGGGCGTGGGCGAGTCCGCGCTGCGCGCGGAGAACCCCCGGCTCATCTACTGCGCCATCTCCGGCTACGGGCAGACGGGGCCGGATCGGCTGAAGGCGGGGCATGACTTGAACTACGCGGCCCGAGCCGGCCTGCTGGGCTACGGCGGAGAGGCCGGCGGCGCGCCCGCGTTTCCCGGCGTGCAGATGGGGGACATTGGCGGCGGCAGCCTCTTCGCGCTGGTGGGCATCCTGGCGGCGCTGCACGAGCGTGAGCGCACGGGGCAGGGGCGCTTCGTGGACGTGTCCATGACGGACGGCGCGCTGGCCTTCCTGCACATGCACCTGGCGTCGCGCCTCTACATGGGGACGGAAGGCGTCGCCCTTCAGCGGGGCAAGGAGGCGCTCAACGGTGGCTACGCGTGCTACGGCCTGTATCGCACGGCGGATGACCGGTGGCTCGCGGTGGGCGCGCTGGAGCCCAAGTTCTTCGCGGGCGTGTGTGAGCGGCTGGGGCGTCCGGAGCTGCTGGAGGACGCCTACGCCCCGGGTGAGTCCGGCGCGCGCGTGAAGGCGGAGCTGACGCGCCTGTTCGCCGAGCACCCTCTGGCGTACTGGCAGGAGCGCTTCGCGGGCTCCGACCTCTGCATCGAGCCCGTGGCGGAAGGGGACGACGTGCTGAAGGACCCGCAGCTCCAGGCCCGGGGCCTCTTCGTGGAGGCGGAGGACGCGGTGCTGGGCCGCAAGGTGACGCACCTGCTGACGCCACTGCGCATGGGCGAGACGCCGCTGCGCGCGCCGCCCACGCTGGGGCAGCACTCGCGGGAGATTCTGGAAGCGGCGGGCTTTACCGCGCAGGAGCTTGCGCGGCTGGGGCACTGA
- a CDS encoding SCP2 sterol-binding domain-containing protein produces MSAKDIIENQIPETLKAKPELAKEINAVIVFDVSGEGGGKWTLDATKSEGWVTEGAVDNAKMTISVSNDDFVKIREKKLNAQMAAMQGKLKFKPMDMGLAMKLAKLL; encoded by the coding sequence GTGAGCGCGAAGGACATCATCGAGAACCAGATTCCGGAGACCCTCAAGGCGAAGCCGGAGCTGGCGAAGGAAATCAACGCCGTCATCGTCTTTGACGTGTCGGGTGAGGGCGGCGGGAAGTGGACGCTGGACGCCACCAAGTCCGAGGGCTGGGTGACGGAAGGTGCGGTCGACAACGCGAAGATGACCATCTCCGTGAGCAACGACGACTTCGTGAAGATTCGCGAGAAGAAGCTCAACGCGCAGATGGCGGCCATGCAGGGCAAGCTGAAGTTCAAGCCCATGGACATGGGCCTCGCGATGAAGCTCGCGAAGCTGCTCTAA
- a CDS encoding response regulator: MVLVVDDDPDILEALSEILEAEGFEIRRARNGKEALDRLEPEPPNLILLDLMMPVMDGWEFAQRMRQKPPEVARIPLIVLSADRNVGSKAADIGAVGHLAKPFELNDLLDMVRRSLNPAAASTIA; the protein is encoded by the coding sequence GTGGTCCTGGTCGTCGATGACGACCCGGACATCCTGGAGGCCCTTTCAGAGATTCTGGAAGCCGAAGGCTTCGAAATCCGCCGGGCGCGGAACGGGAAGGAGGCGTTGGACCGGCTGGAGCCCGAACCGCCCAACCTCATCCTGTTGGACCTGATGATGCCGGTGATGGACGGTTGGGAGTTCGCCCAGCGGATGCGGCAGAAGCCGCCCGAGGTGGCGCGCATCCCCCTCATCGTCCTGAGCGCGGACCGCAATGTGGGCAGCAAGGCCGCAGACATTGGCGCGGTGGGGCATCTGGCCAAGCCGTTCGAACTCAACGATTTGTTGGACATGGTTCGCCGCTCGCTGAACCCCGCCGCCGCGTCCACCATCGCGTGA
- a CDS encoding sensor histidine kinase — protein MWNVASEGELKAGDMAAPGLLLLPRGGSPRLLGHSLLRQLDLEALPSRVGSLPELMAVAGFQRRAGSGSLWERDGQVLMAGEEALEDGALLLWTSPLAWDEAGVRRRVRYLSMASHDLRGSLANVRSYAALLLNGRVPLEPKVQRGLETILRNADRSLAFSQDFFDASRADLGSLPCEQERQSLLPLLDAAVERQRAAASAAQVALVLGLNPEQAVPEVIVDGARIQHAVESFIQYQLARAQPGEVIRLGIRDFAPRVRVEVRRDGAPLTDEDAAAVFQREERAFREKRLEDPLRVYLARQEVEAHGGSVGVESDRGGSTLFLTLAQAPVAALGSPATMQA, from the coding sequence GTGTGGAACGTGGCGAGCGAGGGGGAGCTGAAAGCAGGCGACATGGCGGCACCCGGGCTTCTGCTCCTGCCTCGCGGAGGCAGCCCGCGCCTGCTCGGACACTCGCTGCTGCGGCAGCTCGACCTGGAGGCGCTCCCCAGCCGCGTGGGCTCCCTGCCGGAGCTCATGGCGGTGGCGGGCTTTCAGCGGCGCGCTGGGAGCGGCAGCCTCTGGGAGCGGGATGGCCAGGTGCTGATGGCGGGCGAGGAGGCGCTGGAGGACGGCGCGCTGCTGCTGTGGACGTCGCCCCTGGCGTGGGACGAGGCCGGTGTGCGCCGGCGCGTGCGCTACCTGTCCATGGCGTCGCATGACCTGCGCGGCTCACTGGCCAACGTGCGCTCATACGCGGCCCTGCTGCTCAACGGCCGCGTGCCCCTGGAGCCCAAGGTGCAGCGTGGCCTGGAGACCATCCTCCGCAACGCGGACCGCTCGCTGGCCTTCTCCCAGGATTTCTTCGACGCCAGCCGGGCGGACCTGGGCTCCCTGCCCTGCGAGCAGGAGCGCCAATCCCTGCTGCCCCTGCTGGACGCGGCGGTGGAGCGGCAGCGCGCCGCGGCGTCGGCGGCCCAGGTGGCGCTCGTGTTGGGCCTGAACCCGGAGCAGGCGGTGCCCGAGGTCATCGTGGACGGGGCCCGCATCCAACACGCCGTGGAGTCATTCATCCAGTACCAGTTGGCCCGCGCCCAACCGGGCGAGGTCATCCGATTGGGCATCCGCGACTTCGCACCCCGGGTGCGCGTGGAGGTCCGCCGGGACGGGGCGCCCCTGACGGATGAGGACGCCGCCGCCGTCTTCCAGCGCGAGGAGCGCGCCTTCCGGGAGAAGCGGCTGGAGGACCCCTTGCGCGTCTACCTGGCCCGGCAGGAGGTGGAGGCCCACGGGGGCAGCGTGGGCGTCGAGTCGGACCGAGGTGGCAGCACCCTCTTCCTCACCCTGGCCCAGGCCCCCGTCGCGGCGCTCGGTTCTCCAGCAACCATGCAGGCTTGA
- the tatA gene encoding twin-arginine translocase TatA/TatE family subunit produces the protein MGLKGMEILLIMGVLLLLFGASRLPQLGSSLGSAIRNFKRGFGGEGEDAAAPGDKKGSGTLSSSTGVQNDVTKSQTPSGHV, from the coding sequence ATGGGTTTGAAGGGAATGGAAATCCTGCTGATCATGGGGGTGCTGCTGCTCCTGTTCGGAGCGTCGCGCCTGCCACAGCTGGGCTCTTCGCTGGGAAGTGCGATCCGCAACTTCAAGCGCGGCTTTGGCGGTGAGGGCGAGGACGCGGCGGCCCCTGGGGACAAGAAGGGCTCCGGGACGCTCTCCAGCAGCACCGGCGTGCAGAACGACGTCACCAAGAGCCAGACGCCCAGCGGCCACGTCTGA